One Deefgea tanakiae genomic region harbors:
- the mreD gene encoding rod shape-determining protein MreD: MPISRQLLRPAGVGFIFASFLVAMLINLLPWQATAINFAPDFIAFLIIYWGLNQPRRVGVACAFFLGLAMDVADGNVLGQHALAYSIIAYLALVRQRQLAIFPFWQQALVAFALLILSQAIMLLIRSLMGEPFVGWGYFAGSFLAAVLWPPFSNLMLHYQRKNVPDEL; the protein is encoded by the coding sequence ATGCCAATTAGTCGTCAATTACTGCGCCCCGCCGGCGTTGGTTTTATTTTTGCCTCATTTTTGGTCGCAATGCTGATCAATTTACTGCCTTGGCAAGCAACCGCAATTAATTTCGCGCCCGACTTTATTGCCTTTTTGATTATTTATTGGGGGCTGAATCAGCCACGTCGAGTTGGGGTAGCTTGTGCATTCTTTTTGGGCCTCGCTATGGATGTTGCCGATGGTAATGTGCTGGGCCAACACGCCCTTGCCTATTCGATCATTGCCTATTTGGCCTTGGTGCGACAAAGGCAGTTGGCGATTTTCCCTTTCTGGCAACAAGCGCTAGTCGCCTTTGCTTTACTGATTTTGTCACAAGCCATTATGCTGCTCATCCGTAGTTTGATGGGTGAACCCTTTGTAGGCTGGGGCTATTTTGCGGGCAGTTTTCTAGCGGCGGTTTTATGGCCACCGTTTTCGAATTTGATGCTGCACTACCAACGTAAAAATGTACCTGATGAATTATGA
- the gatC gene encoding Asp-tRNA(Asn)/Glu-tRNA(Gln) amidotransferase subunit GatC has product MSLSTDDVRRIARLARIAVTENEVAESQVQLNRLFDLIEEMRAIDTTGIAPMPHPQDMLLRLRDDVATASNRREAFQAVAPAVENGLYLVPKVIE; this is encoded by the coding sequence ATGTCGCTCTCTACAGACGATGTACGGCGCATAGCGCGTCTGGCACGGATAGCCGTGACCGAAAATGAAGTGGCTGAGAGCCAAGTTCAGCTCAACCGCTTGTTTGATTTAATCGAAGAAATGCGCGCCATCGACACCACCGGCATCGCACCGATGCCGCATCCGCAAGACATGTTACTGCGCTTGCGTGACGATGTCGCGACAGCGAGCAATCGCCGCGAAGCCTTCCAAGCTGTCGCACCTGCGGTAGAAAACGGCCTGTATCTGGTTCCGAAAGTCATTGAATAA
- the mreC gene encoding rod shape-determining protein MreC, which produces MQANQPAFFKQGPKPLTRVLIFSAFSVGLMVGDANYQLLNQVRDKLSLALYPLQWLATTPINALIEGNDYLQQQAQLVSENKSLNNEKLAAKGMAMRLNALEIENAHLRDLKIASENAPRQAQLTKILYNSRDPFAAKLVLDKGQQNEISAGQIVLDASGVVGQIVRVQPLTSEVRLLSDRNHMVPVIVERNQLRTVVYGSGRHVPLEVRNMAPNVDIKVGDRLLTSGIDSIYPAGLPVAKVTKVERTTGNAFARIYSEPLAQIDQHRYFLILNAPAAPPPYPAEASAPKAKKH; this is translated from the coding sequence ATGCAAGCCAATCAACCTGCCTTTTTTAAGCAAGGCCCTAAACCGCTCACGCGAGTTTTAATTTTTTCCGCATTCTCGGTAGGATTGATGGTGGGCGACGCCAATTATCAACTCCTCAATCAGGTACGCGACAAACTGTCGCTCGCGCTTTACCCTTTGCAATGGCTGGCCACTACACCCATCAACGCCTTAATTGAAGGCAATGATTATCTGCAGCAACAAGCGCAGCTGGTCAGCGAAAACAAAAGCTTAAACAACGAAAAGTTAGCAGCCAAAGGCATGGCGATGCGCCTCAATGCCTTAGAGATTGAAAACGCCCATTTACGTGATCTGAAAATCGCCAGCGAAAACGCACCTCGCCAAGCTCAGCTAACTAAAATTTTATACAATAGCCGCGACCCATTTGCGGCTAAGTTGGTGCTCGATAAAGGCCAGCAAAATGAAATTAGTGCCGGACAAATCGTGCTTGATGCCAGCGGTGTGGTCGGGCAAATTGTTCGAGTGCAACCCCTCACCAGTGAAGTGCGTCTGCTTTCTGATCGCAATCACATGGTGCCGGTCATTGTTGAGCGCAATCAATTGCGCACCGTGGTTTATGGCTCAGGCCGCCATGTGCCGCTTGAAGTGCGTAATATGGCCCCGAATGTCGATATCAAAGTTGGCGATCGATTGTTAACCTCGGGCATTGATAGCATTTACCCTGCTGGACTGCCCGTGGCGAAAGTAACCAAGGTTGAACGCACCACAGGCAATGCGTTTGCGCGTATTTATAGCGAGCCATTAGCCCAAATCGATCAGCATCGTTATTTCTTGATCTTAAATGCCCCTGCGGCACCGCCTCCTTACCCAGCCGAAGCTTCTGCGCCGAAAGCAAAAAAACACTAA
- the mrdA gene encoding penicillin-binding protein 2, giving the protein MNKKVVLNQKGERFAFQIRLIVAVLFILTMFGVLLGRFVWLQVAEHNRYLTLAEQNRISLVPIPPSRGIIRDRNGVVLAHNFSAYTLEITPSKVADLEDTIARLKGVVDITQKDRRRFKKLQDETKDFETLPIRTRLSDEEVARFASQSYLFPGVELKARLFRHYPMGEVGSHLTGYIGRINDRDIKDLEEKGIYANYRGTDYIGKLGIESSYEEQLHGKTGFEKVEIDSGGRAVRTLSRTPPKSGQDLTLSIDIRLQEMVEKQFGNRRGALVAIDPRTGGILALVSKPGFDPNLFVDGIDPVSWNELNTSIDKPLLNRAIRGEYPPGSTYKPFIALGALEYKLPIVNQTISDPGYFMYGGHRFNDSKKGGYGSMSFDRSIALSSDTYFYQLAVQMGIDKIAGFMSTMDFGNKTGVDLPGERPGILPSPEWKKQRFKNPAQKKWFSGETVSIGIGQGYNSFTPMQMAHATATLANRGVAFKPHAVATLTDPSTGKMTLVEPKPNKTMDWKPENIERIIRGMEGVMTIGTGANVFRGAEYVSAGKTGTAQVYSLKGAKYNANAIKERLRDHSWFIAFAPSDKPTIALAVIVENGGFGAQAAAPIARKVLDFYLLGKMPADPIDKTASGASAIAPAGDVVRD; this is encoded by the coding sequence ATGAATAAAAAGGTTGTTCTCAATCAGAAAGGGGAACGCTTTGCGTTTCAGATTCGCCTGATTGTCGCTGTTTTATTTATTTTGACCATGTTTGGCGTTTTATTAGGACGTTTTGTTTGGCTACAAGTGGCTGAGCACAATCGCTACTTGACCTTGGCCGAACAAAACCGCATTTCATTGGTACCGATTCCGCCATCCCGCGGCATTATCCGAGACCGCAATGGCGTGGTTTTGGCGCATAACTTTTCCGCTTACACCCTCGAAATAACCCCATCCAAAGTCGCCGATTTAGAAGACACAATCGCCCGACTCAAGGGCGTTGTGGATATCACGCAGAAAGATCGCCGCCGCTTTAAAAAGCTGCAAGACGAAACCAAAGACTTTGAGACCCTGCCGATACGCACCCGCTTAAGCGACGAAGAAGTCGCCCGCTTTGCATCGCAAAGCTATCTTTTTCCGGGTGTCGAACTCAAAGCACGACTCTTTCGCCATTACCCAATGGGTGAGGTAGGCAGTCATTTGACTGGCTATATTGGCCGCATCAACGATAGAGATATTAAAGATTTAGAAGAAAAAGGGATCTATGCCAATTATCGTGGCACCGACTACATTGGTAAACTCGGCATTGAAAGCAGCTACGAAGAACAATTACACGGTAAAACAGGTTTTGAGAAAGTCGAGATTGATTCGGGTGGCCGTGCCGTTCGCACGCTGAGTCGTACACCGCCCAAATCAGGGCAAGACCTAACCTTGTCCATTGATATCCGTCTACAAGAGATGGTTGAAAAGCAATTTGGCAATCGCCGTGGCGCACTGGTGGCCATCGATCCGCGAACCGGCGGCATTTTGGCCTTGGTCTCCAAGCCCGGGTTTGACCCCAACTTATTCGTCGATGGGATTGATCCAGTTAGCTGGAATGAACTCAACACCTCAATCGATAAGCCCTTGCTGAATCGCGCCATTCGCGGTGAGTATCCTCCGGGCTCAACCTATAAGCCCTTTATTGCTTTGGGTGCACTTGAATACAAATTACCCATCGTGAACCAAACCATTTCGGACCCCGGATATTTCATGTATGGCGGTCATCGCTTTAATGATTCAAAAAAAGGCGGCTATGGCTCGATGAGCTTTGACCGCTCGATCGCACTATCCAGCGACACATACTTTTACCAACTGGCGGTGCAAATGGGCATCGACAAGATTGCTGGATTTATGTCGACAATGGACTTTGGTAATAAGACCGGCGTTGATTTACCTGGCGAGCGGCCTGGCATTTTACCGAGCCCAGAATGGAAAAAGCAGCGCTTCAAAAATCCAGCGCAAAAAAAATGGTTTTCTGGCGAAACAGTGTCGATCGGGATTGGCCAAGGTTATAACTCGTTCACACCCATGCAAATGGCGCATGCCACAGCGACTTTGGCCAATCGTGGGGTGGCCTTCAAACCCCATGCTGTGGCCACACTCACCGACCCTAGTACAGGAAAAATGACTTTAGTTGAGCCTAAGCCGAACAAGACCATGGATTGGAAACCAGAAAATATCGAACGGATTATCCGCGGTATGGAAGGCGTAATGACCATCGGCACCGGCGCAAACGTGTTTCGAGGCGCTGAATATGTCTCGGCTGGCAAAACCGGTACGGCGCAAGTGTATAGCTTGAAAGGGGCGAAATATAATGCCAACGCAATTAAAGAGCGTTTACGAGATCACTCGTGGTTTATTGCTTTTGCGCCCTCCGATAAACCGACGATTGCTTTAGCCGTTATTGTTGAAAACGGTGGTTTTGGTGCACAAGCAGCAGCCCCAATTGCCCGCAAAGTATTGGATTTTTACCTACTAGGGAAAATGCCGGCCGATCCAATTGATAAAACAGCATCGGGGGCTTCGGCCATCGCACCAGCAGGGGATGTAGTTCGTGATTAG
- the gatA gene encoding Asp-tRNA(Asn)/Glu-tRNA(Gln) amidotransferase subunit GatA → MNYTIKQIIDQLAAGETTAVALATQYLDRIEAHADLNAFITVDREKALAQAAAADAARAAGDTRPLLGVPFAHKDIFCAEGWKTTCGSKMLDNFVAPYSSNVAELCDAAGLVTLGRTNMDEFAMGSSNENSFYGAVKNPWDLNAVPGGSSGGSAAAVAARLVPMATGTDTGGSIRQPAAFCGITGIKPTYGIVSRFGMIAYASSLDQGGAMAQTAEDCAILLNVMAGFDERDATSLEHAKEDYTRDLNAPLAGVKIGLPREYFAEGLADDVRAAIETAIAEYKQLGATIVDVSLPNTKMAIPSYYVIAPAEASTNLSRFDGVRYGHRAADYAGLNDMYEKTRAEGFGNEVKRRILTGAYVLSHGYYDAYYLQAQKIRRIISDDFQAAFKECDVLFSPVSPSTAWNLGEKNADPVAMYLEDIYTLGVNLAGLPAMSVPVGFGSNGRPVGMQIIGNYLSESRMLGIAHQFQQVTDWHTKAPQI, encoded by the coding sequence ATGAACTACACCATTAAACAAATCATCGACCAACTCGCTGCGGGTGAAACCACCGCCGTCGCGTTGGCAACGCAGTATCTCGATCGCATCGAAGCGCATGCCGATCTGAATGCCTTTATCACCGTGGATCGTGAAAAAGCGTTGGCGCAAGCCGCCGCTGCCGATGCCGCGCGTGCAGCGGGCGACACTCGCCCCTTGCTCGGCGTACCGTTCGCACATAAAGATATTTTTTGCGCCGAAGGTTGGAAAACCACCTGCGGTAGCAAAATGCTGGATAACTTTGTCGCACCGTATTCGAGCAATGTCGCAGAGCTTTGCGACGCCGCTGGTCTGGTGACGCTTGGTCGCACCAATATGGACGAGTTTGCAATGGGCTCGTCGAACGAAAATAGCTTTTACGGCGCAGTGAAAAATCCTTGGGATTTGAACGCAGTACCTGGTGGTTCATCAGGTGGTTCGGCTGCAGCCGTTGCCGCGCGTTTAGTGCCGATGGCGACCGGTACCGATACCGGAGGTTCAATTCGCCAGCCTGCGGCATTTTGCGGGATTACGGGGATTAAACCGACCTACGGTATCGTCAGCCGTTTCGGCATGATTGCTTACGCAAGTTCCTTGGATCAAGGCGGCGCAATGGCGCAAACCGCTGAAGATTGCGCGATTTTGCTCAATGTGATGGCGGGTTTTGACGAGCGCGATGCGACCAGCCTTGAACACGCCAAAGAAGACTATACCCGTGATTTGAATGCGCCGTTGGCCGGCGTCAAAATTGGCTTGCCACGCGAATATTTTGCTGAAGGTTTGGCCGATGACGTTCGTGCCGCAATTGAAACCGCCATTGCTGAATACAAACAGCTCGGCGCCACGATTGTGGATGTGAGCTTGCCAAACACCAAAATGGCGATTCCATCGTATTACGTGATTGCACCGGCCGAAGCCTCAACCAACTTGAGCCGTTTTGACGGCGTACGTTACGGCCACCGTGCTGCGGATTATGCTGGCCTGAATGACATGTACGAAAAAACGCGTGCGGAAGGTTTTGGTAATGAAGTGAAGCGTCGTATTCTGACTGGCGCGTATGTACTGAGCCACGGTTACTATGACGCGTACTACCTGCAAGCACAAAAAATCCGCCGCATTATTTCAGATGATTTCCAAGCTGCGTTCAAAGAATGCGACGTGTTGTTTAGCCCCGTGTCACCAAGCACCGCATGGAATTTGGGCGAGAAGAACGCCGATCCAGTCGCGATGTATTTGGAAGACATTTACACGCTCGGCGTGAACTTGGCAGGCTTGCCAGCGATGAGCGTTCCAGTCGGCTTCGGCAGCAACGGTCGCCCAGTGGGCATGCAAATTATCGGCAACTATTTGTCTGAGAGCCGTATGCTCGGCATCGCGCATCAGTTCCAACAAGTGACCGATTGGCACACTAAAGCGCCGCAAATCTAA
- a CDS encoding rod shape-determining protein: MFGLLSGYFANDIAIDLGTANTLIYMQGKGIVLDEPSVVAIQQEGGPSGKKTILSVGAEAKKMLGRTPGNINAVRPMKDGVIADFTITEQMLKLFIKKVNPSRMFSSPPRIVICVPCGSTQVERRAIRESALGAGARKVELIEEPMAAAIGAGLPVEEATGSMVVDIGGGTTEVGVISLGGIVYASSVRVGGDKFDESIINYIRRNYGMLIGETTAEEIKKRIGSAFPGAEVREMEVKGRNLAEGIPRSFTISSNEILEALTDPLNQIVSAVKQALEQTPPELGADIAEKGMVLTGGGALLRDLDRLLMEETGLPVIVAEDPLTCVVRGTGKALEKLDKGNIGIFAND, from the coding sequence ATGTTTGGACTTCTCTCTGGCTACTTTGCCAACGACATCGCCATCGACTTAGGCACCGCTAACACCTTGATTTATATGCAAGGCAAGGGCATCGTTCTGGACGAGCCATCGGTCGTTGCAATTCAACAAGAAGGTGGACCTTCGGGCAAGAAAACAATTTTATCGGTCGGCGCTGAAGCGAAAAAAATGCTGGGTCGCACACCGGGCAATATCAATGCAGTTCGCCCGATGAAAGACGGCGTGATTGCCGACTTTACGATTACTGAGCAAATGCTCAAATTATTCATTAAAAAAGTAAACCCAAGCCGTATGTTTTCATCGCCTCCGCGCATTGTTATCTGCGTGCCTTGTGGCTCAACACAAGTAGAGCGCCGTGCGATTCGCGAATCAGCCCTTGGCGCTGGCGCGCGTAAAGTGGAATTGATCGAAGAGCCAATGGCTGCCGCAATCGGCGCTGGTTTGCCAGTTGAAGAAGCAACAGGCTCGATGGTTGTTGATATCGGTGGCGGCACGACCGAAGTCGGCGTGATTTCACTGGGCGGTATTGTTTATGCTTCGAGCGTACGTGTTGGTGGTGACAAGTTTGATGAGTCGATCATCAACTACATCCGCCGCAACTACGGCATGTTGATCGGTGAAACTACGGCCGAAGAAATCAAAAAACGCATCGGCTCGGCCTTCCCAGGTGCCGAAGTGCGCGAGATGGAAGTGAAAGGTCGCAATCTGGCCGAAGGTATTCCACGTTCATTCACGATTTCATCGAACGAAATCTTGGAAGCCTTGACTGACCCACTCAATCAAATCGTTTCGGCGGTAAAACAAGCGCTAGAACAAACTCCTCCAGAATTGGGTGCCGACATTGCCGAAAAAGGCATGGTACTGACTGGCGGCGGCGCATTACTCCGTGACCTAGATCGTTTGTTGATGGAGGAAACTGGCCTACCGGTGATCGTGGCTGAAGATCCATTGACGTGTGTGGTACGTGGTACCGGCAAGGCACTTGAGAAACTCGATAAAGGCAATATTGGCATTTTCGCGAATGACTGA